One genomic segment of [Phormidium] sp. ETS-05 includes these proteins:
- a CDS encoding DUF4347 domain-containing protein translates to MNNLEKYRPQLEKWGIAHLYIYGCKVAAGDAGAEFLQKLHQITQTQIYANPHPTGNPAKGGTWELKQILPCTPAKASPRPLSQGGGGIAPAPCPPAPCS, encoded by the coding sequence CTGAATAACCTGGAAAAATACCGCCCCCAACTGGAAAAATGGGGTATTGCCCATCTATATATCTATGGCTGCAAAGTCGCCGCCGGTGATGCAGGGGCAGAATTCCTGCAAAAACTGCACCAAATCACCCAAACCCAAATCTACGCCAACCCCCACCCCACCGGCAACCCAGCCAAAGGCGGCACCTGGGAACTGAAACAAATTCTCCCCTGCACCCCTGCTAAAGCCTCACCCCGTCCCCTCTCCCAAGGGGGGGGGGGAATTGCCCCTGCCCCCTGCCCCCCTGCCCCCTGCTCCTAA
- a CDS encoding VCBS repeat-containing protein produces the protein MPLPPAPLPPAPKPHTLTTYPHTLNFAPHTTFAVGGGPVSVTSGDFNGDGHLDLAVANVDSDNVSLLLGNGSGSFNPHTTFAVGSLPNSITPGDFNGDGNLDLAVANNDNVSLLLGNGSGSFNPHTTFAVGSSPFSVTSGDFNGDGHLDLAVPNDDSVSLLLGNGSGSFNPHTTFAVGSNPGSVTPEDFNGDGHLDLAVANADSANVSLLLGNGSGSFNPHTTFAVGSNPGSVTPGDFNGDGHLDLAVANADSANVSLLLGERQWQF, from the coding sequence TTGCCCCTGCCCCCTGCCCCCCTGCCCCCTGCTCCTAAACCCCACACCCTCACCACCTACCCCCACACCCTCAACTTCGCCCCCCACACCACCTTTGCCGTGGGAGGCGGTCCGGTTTCCGTCACCTCTGGAGACTTCAACGGCGATGGCCACCTGGACTTAGCCGTAGCGAACGTTGACAGCGACAACGTCTCACTGCTGCTGGGGAACGGCAGTGGCAGTTTTAACCCCCACACCACCTTTGCCGTGGGAAGCCTTCCGAATTCCATCACCCCTGGAGACTTCAACGGCGATGGCAACCTGGACTTAGCCGTAGCGAACAATGACAACGTCTCACTGCTGCTGGGGAACGGCAGTGGCAGTTTTAACCCCCACACTACCTTTGCCGTGGGAAGCAGTCCGTTTTCCGTCACCTCTGGAGACTTCAACGGCGATGGCCACCTGGACTTAGCCGTACCGAACGATGACAGCGTCTCACTGCTGCTGGGGAACGGCAGTGGCAGTTTTAACCCCCACACCACCTTTGCCGTGGGAAGCAATCCGGGTTCTGTCACCCCTGAAGACTTCAACGGCGATGGCCACCTGGACTTAGCCGTTGCGAACGCTGACAGCGCCAACGTCTCACTGCTGCTGGGGAACGGCAGTGGCAGTTTTAACCCCCACACCACCTTTGCCGTGGGAAGCAATCCGGGTTCTGTCACCCCTGGAGACTTCAACGGCGATGGCCACCTGGACTTAGCCGTTGCGAACGCTGACAGCGCCAACGTCTCACTGCTGCTGGGGGAACGGCAGTGGCAGTTTTAA
- a CDS encoding calcium-binding protein yields the protein MTINLSSDNPAEGIIDKTSLIFTPANWNLAQTVTITGVDDNVDDGDINYNIVTAPAVSADPNYNGFDAPDVAVTNTNNDTAGITVSANTINVTEGGVNATYDIVLASAPTATVTINFTTESEINPIAPIIFDGTNWNQPQPVIVSAVDVRNIDRLYLGNIPHSTVSNDPKYNGMTISPVGANIADNDTSDVSLIQPLGSTDVLEGFGTDVYKLVLTLPPVADVTIAINTDDQITTDVPTVTFTPSNWNLPQTVTVTAVDDSELEGNHQGNITHSVTSADPAYNNLNIGGIIVNVSDNDNRGEIFQLSQPGIIGLTSQDDIVTGSPADDMVYDAAGNDVIDGGDGHDNLYAQAGDDGINGGSGNDVIFGGLGNDHATGGDGDDILYGGEGSDRLYGDAGNDFLLGNSGNDFLFGGTGIDNLTGGRDGMPLF from the coding sequence GTGACGATTAACCTCAGCAGTGACAATCCGGCTGAGGGAATTATCGATAAGACCAGTTTAATCTTTACTCCGGCTAACTGGAATCTTGCCCAAACCGTCACCATTACTGGGGTAGATGATAATGTAGATGATGGCGATATTAATTACAACATCGTTACGGCTCCTGCTGTCAGTGCTGACCCCAACTACAACGGTTTTGATGCCCCAGATGTGGCGGTGACGAATACCAATAATGACACGGCGGGGATAACTGTCAGTGCTAACACGATTAATGTCACCGAAGGTGGCGTCAATGCCACCTATGACATCGTGCTGGCCAGCGCTCCCACGGCCACCGTCACTATCAATTTTACCACCGAGTCAGAAATTAATCCCATTGCTCCCATAATTTTTGATGGCACCAACTGGAATCAACCCCAACCGGTAATAGTCTCGGCAGTAGATGTGAGGAATATTGACAGATTGTATCTGGGCAATATTCCTCACAGCACTGTGAGCAACGACCCCAAATATAATGGCATGACCATTTCACCTGTGGGCGCCAATATTGCTGATAATGATACGAGCGATGTTTCTCTCATCCAACCATTAGGTAGCACCGATGTTCTGGAAGGTTTTGGCACCGATGTTTACAAACTGGTGCTGACATTGCCCCCAGTAGCTGATGTCACCATTGCCATCAACACTGATGACCAAATTACCACCGATGTCCCCACAGTGACATTTACTCCCTCTAACTGGAACTTGCCCCAAACCGTCACAGTCACAGCCGTAGATGATAGTGAGTTAGAAGGAAATCATCAGGGCAATATCACCCACAGTGTCACCAGTGCTGACCCAGCTTATAATAATCTTAACATCGGCGGTATCATCGTCAATGTCAGCGATAATGATAACCGAGGGGAAATTTTCCAGTTATCCCAACCAGGAATAATTGGGCTGACATCTCAGGATGATATTGTCACCGGCTCCCCGGCTGATGATATGGTTTATGACGCCGCTGGTAATGATGTGATTGATGGCGGTGACGGCCATGATAATCTCTATGCACAGGCTGGAGATGATGGCATCAATGGTGGCAGTGGCAATGATGTGATTTTTGGTGGGTTGGGTAATGACCATGCTACTGGTGGTGACGGGGATGATATCCTGTATGGCGGTGAGGGGAGCGATCGGCTGTATGGTGATGCTGGCAATGACTTTTTGCTGGGGAATAGTGGTAATGACTTTTTGTTTGGAGGTACTGGTATCGATAATCTCACCGGGGGACGGGACGGGATGCCTTTGTTTTGA
- a CDS encoding FG-GAP-like repeat-containing protein → MGNFPGSVTPGDFNGDGHLDLAVGNWFSSNFSLLLGNGSGSFNPQTTFALGIFPYSVTPGDFNGDGHLDLAVANPGSYNVSVLLNTTITVTAVTATTADGSYKAGDTIAITVTFSAPVNVTGTPTLTLNTGANATYSSGSGTDTLTFNYTVAPGDETADLDYSSTTALALSGGTIRNTGNTTDATLTLPTPGAANSLGANKNIIIDGIAPTVTIEQAGGQTDPAPTSPINFTVTFSEAVTGFDATDISFTGSTAGGTLTPTITGSGTTYNVAVSGMTTSGTVIPTVIANAATDAAGNPSAASTSTDNIVTYNTIPTVSNISKTGDEDNIITFSAADFTSAFSDADGDSLNTIQITSLPANGTLLLNGVNVTLNQDIPADISSLTFTPTADYNGSTSFTWNGSDGSNYATPATVNLTINPVNNLTINPVNNLTINPVNDPPSFTATNPIPVNEDSGTQTITNWATFNPRPADEASQTATYTVSNISNPDLFSAIPTVDSSGTLSYTPTADANGISTLMW, encoded by the coding sequence GTGGGAAACTTTCCGGGTTCTGTCACCCCTGGAGACTTCAACGGCGATGGCCACCTGGACTTAGCCGTGGGGAACTGGTTCAGCTCCAACTTCTCACTGCTGCTGGGGAACGGCAGTGGCAGTTTTAACCCCCAAACCACCTTTGCTCTGGGAATCTTTCCGTATTCTGTCACCCCTGGAGACTTCAACGGCGATGGCCACCTGGACTTAGCCGTTGCGAACCCTGGCAGCTACAACGTCTCAGTGCTGCTGAACACCACCATCACAGTTACTGCCGTCACCGCCACCACTGCTGATGGCAGTTACAAAGCGGGCGATACCATTGCTATTACCGTCACTTTCTCCGCACCCGTCAACGTCACTGGCACCCCCACCCTCACCTTAAACACTGGTGCCAATGCCACCTACAGTTCCGGCAGCGGCACCGATACCCTCACCTTCAACTACACCGTTGCTCCTGGTGACGAAACCGCCGACCTCGACTATAGCAGCACCACCGCCCTGGCTCTGAGCGGCGGTACTATTAGGAACACAGGCAATACCACCGATGCCACCCTCACCCTCCCCACTCCCGGAGCCGCCAACTCCCTTGGTGCCAATAAAAATATCATCATCGATGGTATCGCTCCCACCGTCACCATAGAACAAGCAGGCGGACAAACCGACCCCGCTCCCACTTCTCCCATCAACTTTACTGTCACCTTCTCAGAAGCTGTCACCGGTTTTGATGCTACTGACATCAGTTTTACCGGTAGCACTGCAGGGGGCACCTTAACTCCTACCATCACCGGCAGCGGCACCACCTATAATGTAGCCGTTAGCGGCATGACCACCAGCGGCACAGTCATCCCCACTGTTATTGCTAATGCTGCCACTGACGCCGCAGGCAACCCCTCAGCCGCCAGTACCAGTACAGACAACATCGTTACTTACAACACCATCCCCACCGTCAGCAACATCAGTAAAACCGGCGATGAAGACAACATCATCACCTTCTCCGCCGCCGACTTTACCAGTGCCTTCAGTGACGCCGACGGCGACAGCCTCAACACAATTCAAATTACCAGCCTTCCTGCCAACGGCACATTACTACTCAACGGTGTCAATGTCACTTTAAACCAAGACATCCCCGCCGATATCTCCAGCCTCACATTTACCCCCACCGCCGACTACAACGGTAGCACCAGTTTCACTTGGAACGGCAGCGATGGCAGTAACTACGCCACCCCCGCCACCGTAAACCTCACCATTAACCCCGTCAACAACCTCACCATTAACCCCGTCAACAACCTCACCATTAACCCCGTCAACGACCCTCCCAGCTTCACCGCCACTAACCCCATCCCTGTAAACGAAGACAGCGGAACGCAAACCATCACCAACTGGGCAACTTTCAACCCCAGACCGGCTGATGAAGCGAGCCAAACTGCTACCTACACCGTCAGCAACATCAGCAACCCCGATTTATTCTCTGCTATTCCCACTGTTGACAGTAGCGGTACTCTTTCCTACACCCCAACTGCTGACGCCAACGGCATTTCCACTTTGATGTGGTAG